A genomic stretch from Arachis stenosperma cultivar V10309 chromosome 3, arast.V10309.gnm1.PFL2, whole genome shotgun sequence includes:
- the LOC130966305 gene encoding uncharacterized protein LOC130966305, whose protein sequence is MPLYAKFLKELINKKRSWRENETIMHTEECSAVIQKGLPPKLKDHGSFFLPCTIGNITIDKALCDLGASINLMPYSMMRKLRIEEVKPTQMSLELVDKSLVFPKGVIENLLVKVDKFIFPVDFVILDLGEEGSDSIILERPFLATARAIIDVEQGKLTVRVHDVSITLNVFPEAQHTDEKENYMNDDREDLHWKEESKEILISSPPRQETSSKVGQKENEIVQNDERKKEEK, encoded by the coding sequence atgcctctatatgccaagttcttgaaggagctcatcaacaaaaAGAGAAGCTGGCGGGAGAATGAAACCATTATGCACACTGAAGAGTGTAGTGCAGTAATCCAAAAAGGGCTTCCACCAAAACTCAAGGACCATGGGAGCTTCTTCTTACCTTGCACGATTGGAAATATAACCATTGATAAGGcactgtgtgacttaggagccaGCATCAATCTAATGCCTTATTCTATGATGAGAAAACTACGCATAGAGGAGGTAAAGCCCACACAGATGTCACTAGAGCTCGTGGACAAATCATTGGTATTTCCCAAAGGAGTGATTGAAAACCTTTTGGTCAAGGTGGATAAGTTTATATTCCCTGTAGACTTTGTAATCCTTGACCTAGGAGAAGAAGGGAGTGACTCTATTATCTTGGAAAGACCATTCCTGGCCACAGCAAGGGCCATCATAGATGTTGAACAAGGAAAATTGACCGTAAGGGTACATGATGTGAGCATCACTCTGAATGTCTTTCCAGAAGCACAACATACTGATGAAAAGGAAAACTACATGAATGATGACAGAGAAGACTTGCATTGGAAGGAAGAATCCAAGGAGATACTCATTAGTTCCCCTCCAAGGCAAGAGACAAGCAGCAAAGTAGGACAAAAGGAGAATGAGATTGTACAGAATGatgagagaaagaaagaagaaaagtga